In Flavobacterium luteolum, the DNA window GCAGAAGTCTTGTTAATGTTGAAAAAATTAAAATTCATTATAAAGGTGTAACTGCTTCTCCATCGGCAATTATGATTCAGGGATTTCCAAGTGATGAAACACTGCATAATTTACGAAACAGACTTCGTGAAAATTTCAAGAATTCAGGATTACAGCAATCGATAGACAGCCGATATGAAATTTCTACCGCACACTCTACCATAATGCGCTTTCAAGAAAAACTTCATGATCCTAAAAAACTGATGGGAATTGCAGAAAAATTCCGTGATTATGATTTCGGAGAATTTGAGGTTAAAAACTTAGAATTGGTTTATAATGACTGGTATCAGCGTAAAAGCACTACACGTGTTTTGGGTGATTTTGGATTGAGGTGATTTTTTTGCTTGCCACTAATTTTATTGAAGTGAATAAAAAAATAATTCGTGAAAATTCGTGGCGAAAAATAGAATCCCAACTTTATTTAAATTTTCCAAAATGCCATAAAACTCCCGAAGGATCGTGCAGGAAACATTCGCTTCCCCAATCTAAATGACGAGTTGGGGTTAGTTTTACACCGTATTTTTCAGTCAAATTGAGTGCTGCTAATTCATTATAATAACGATCCACATCATCAACTTCGAGAAAAATCATAGTATTTTCGTTCCAGCTTTTATCGTAATAATCTTGGAGATAAAAAGCGATTTCTCCCGTTTTAAAAACTGAGAAATTAGATTCTAAAACTATTTCCTCAAATCCTAAATCACGATAAAAGCTTCTTGAGATTTCAAAATTTTTGGAACCAATAAAAGGACGTATTGACTTAGCATTGTGATTCATTTCAGTATTTATTTAAGATTACTATTTTTTGTAAGTTAAAAAGAAATAAAACCCTTTATTTAACTTTCACAATATTATATTTTAAACCATCTCTCGTTTCTCTATCGTTTACGACACCAAATTGATAAACAAAATCATTATACTTTAATGTTTTGTCTTTTCTATCATAAATCAGAATAGAGATAAAGGAATCATATTTTGACGAATTGTCTGTTTTCTTTTCATTGTAAAATTCGTTAAAAATTATGCCTTTAACTTTAAGCAAATTTTGATCATACTTTACGTCAAATTGTGTTTCTTGTGTAACTTGATTTCCATAATGCACAACTGCCTTGTAAGTACCTTCCACAAAATCGTCATACATTTCTTTTCTTACCAATGAATTATCTCTACAATCGACAGAAACAATTTTAGATTTATTATTAAATTTGACATCCTTTATTGCTTCATTTTCAACAAATCCAACAAAACAGCTTTTATCTTTAAACACAGAGATTTTCGAGTATTTACTTCCTTTAGATAGCAACTCGATTCGCTTTCCTGCAGGAATAACAAAATCAATATTTTTATAGTTATTGGTATCGAGAGTATCACTTAGCAAATAATTTTGCCTCGCAGTTAAATTATCAATATCATTTTTATCAAACAAAATCTCCAGCACAACTTCCTTATCAAATGATCTAACTTGTGTTACTGAGAAAGATTCATCTTTATATTTCTTAAGCTTAATAATATTAAAATCACATCCTTTTTTACATTTTCCAATTAATTCTACACTATCATTTTTAGTAAGTGTAACTATTTTACCATCTTTTAAGCTGGAAGGTGTTGTAAAGTCTGATGGCAAACGAACTTTATGAGTAAAGTTTCTTTGTGCAAAAGCACAACCTGACAAAAACAACAATGCAATTAATACTATTTTTTCTCTCATTTATTTTTTCTGATATACTATTGAAAAACTTATTCGCTTCTGAAAGATTACAAATTTATGTCGTTATAATAAATTAAAAACCATTTATTTTTGATCAGTTTAAATTGTCTTTCGACTTCAAAACCGCTGTTATCAATCCAAAATTTCTCCGTAATTAATGTATCCGTTTTTATTATTGAATGTTGATACTCTCCTATTTCAGTTTTTTCAGCAACCGGAATTACTTGAAACTGCCAGTTTTTTCGCGTCCAATTGCTCTGCTCAAAACCAGTGATATGCTTTCCTTCAATAGGGAAATCAACTCTCGAAACCTGAAAAATTGAATCTGAGTGGAATTTTTTATTGAACTCATCAAAATTCTCAGGCAGTTCTCTTTTTGCAGATCTTGCAACGCTATCAATATCAGGCATTTTAGAATTCAAATCTGATTCCTGTTTTACTTTGTTAGTACAATTCAAAAAAATGAGTGCAAAAGCAAAAATTAATAAAACGCTCGAGATTTTCATTAAAATGAAATTTAATTCTTTTTCAATATACTTCCAATACCTCGACCAATCTGTTCTATTGCCTCAATTCCTTTTGCTAGAGGCGATGCCGTAAAATCTTCATAAGCATCCATTGCGCTTTCTTTGCGATCGTCTTGCGGGTACACCAGTATTACGTTGTTGCTATCGAAGTATTTTTCGAATTTCTGTGGCAACTTATCAAAGATAGATTGATACGAAACAGAACCTTTTCTAGAAAGATTAAAGACTACCAAATCTGTTGGTTTTATTTCGTCTGAAATGCTTTCAAAATCTTCCCAGTCAGAAACATTTTTAAATCCTAATTTGGCGTTTAATTTCAAATTATTCGCAATCTGCTGAATGGATTCATGCGTTTTGTATTCAGCATAAACCACAATTGGAATACTTAATTCTTGTGATAAACGACATATTTTCTGAAGCAGTAAATGAAAACCAACGCCTCTTTCAGTAAATGGAGGGCAGACAAAAACCAATCTTTTTTCTTCTATAAAATTCTTTTGGAATCTACAGATAAACAAACTTTTATCAACATTATTAATTATTGAATCGACATTTTCTCCAAATATTTTATCAATAAAACCTGTTTTTCTTGGCCAGCCTACAATCACAATATCAGACATGATTTCTTTAGAAGTTCTCGCAATTCCACTCGCAGGATTATGATCAATTCTGGCAATAGTATTGATTTTAACTTCTGAAGCTGAACCTTGAATAACAAATTTATCAGCCGCTTTTCTGTATTTTAAAATGTTCTTTTCTGCCTGATTATTGTTAGGAACAATTGTTAATAAAGTAATTGGGTTAGATGATTTTTTATCTTTTATCAAAAGGGCAAAATCCAGTAAACTTGCTGCTGCAGAAGTTTTGGCCAGTGGAATCAGAATATGTTCGTCTAAAATTTGATCTCTTCCAGTATCTTCATGCGAGAATTCTTCTTCGCAGATAGCAATTTTCTTAGCCGCTTTTTCAGTCGCAAACGACGCTACGATGCAAGTAATCAGAATCAGGATAATAGTTCCGTTTAAAATATTTTCATCTAAAATTTTGGCTTTAAAACCTACCAAAATAACAGCTAAAGTAGCAGCAGCGTGTGCACTGCTCAATCCGAAAATAAGCTGTCTTTCGGTTTTGGTGTATTTAAAAACAATTTGAGTAAAAAATGCAGCAATCCATTTTCCGAATATCGCTACAACACTTAAAGTTCCTGCCACAATCAAAGCTGTAGGTCCGCTCAAAATAACGCTGACATCAACTAGCATTCCAACAGAAATCAAGAAAAACGGTATAAATAGCGAATTCCCCATAAATTCAATTCTATTCATCAGAGCAGATGAATGGGGAATTAACGGATTTAAAGCCAGACCTGCTACGAACGCTCCAATGATTGGCTCTACTCCTGCTACTTCGGCCAAAAAGGCAGCAAAGAACACGACAGAAAGTACAAATATATAATGGGCGTGTTTCTCACTTTCTAGTTTCTTAAAAAACCATTTAGCAATTCTCGGAATAACCACAAACATAATAGCAGAGAAAATCGCTAAGGAAATTGTTAGTTTAATCCAAAATGCCTGATTTAAATTCCCCTGAGCGCTTCCCATAATCACGGCTAGAATAATCAAAACCGCAGTATCGGTCAAAATGGTTCCTCCTACTGTAATGGCAACCGCTTGGTTTTTGGCAATTCCCAGTTTACTTACAATCGGATAAGCAACCAAAGTGTGGGTCGCAAACATACTTGCTGTTAAGAAACTGGCATTAAAATCGTATTGAAGCAAATAAAAACAAACTGGAAATCCTATGGAAAGTGGCAGAATAAACGTAAAAAAACCAAAAAGCAAACTCTTATTTCGATTGGCTTTAAACTCATTCATATCCAATTCTAGTCCAGCAATAAACATAATGTATAAAAGACCAATAGTCGAAAAGAGATCAACCGCAGAGTTTTTTGCCAAGATATTTAAACCGTGCGGACCGATAATAACTCCTGAAATAATAAGTCCAATAATTCCGGGAATGTTAATCTTTTTAAGTAAAATTGGACAAAGCAGAATTATAAAAAGTATTAACGAAAAAATCAATACAGGGTTGCTTAAAGGTAATTCGAATTCTTGTAATAGATGTCTGAAAAATTCTATCATATAGTAACTTTATCTTCTTGTGGTATTCATATTTGTAAAAAGACATTCTCAGAATTCAAACAAAATCCATGAAGTATTAATAATTAAAGAGCGAAGCATTAAATGCAACTCGTTCTTTTACAAAAATACCGAAAAAACACTAACTTTTAACGGAAACCGCATATTAAGGTTTTAAATTTATTTCGTTGCCGAATTATTAAATTTTAATATAATTTTTAACAAATACGCAAGATTAACATTAAAAAATAAATCATCGTTGCATTATTCGATTATCTTTGTCTTAACAAAAACTAAACAATGGAAGAATGTATCTCTGTTTTTGATATGCTTAAAATTGGCGTTGGCCCTTCAAGCTCACATACTTTAGGTCCTTGGCGTGCTGCCGAACGTTTTTTGGAAGAGCTCAAAGACGAAGCAATTTTAGACGATATTACAAGAGTAAAAGTCGACTTATATGGCTCACTTTCTTTAACTGGAAAAGGCCACGCAACAGATCTTGCCGTTATGCTCGGATTGAGCGGACAAGATCCTGAATATATCCCTGTTGAAGATATCGCAGGAATTATTAAAAAAATCGAAACCACAAACGAAATCAATTTGGGCAACAAAAAAGTGATTCCGTTCTTTTTTCTTCAAGACATTGTTTTCAACAAAGACTTTCTTCCGTTTCACGCAAACGGATTGAAATTTACAGCTTACAAGTCTGATGATTCAGAATACGAATCTACTTTTTATTCTATTGGTGGTGGATTTGTTGTAAAAGAAGAGCGTACAAATGCTAAAGAAAAAAAAGCCATAAAATGCGCCTTTCCTTACCCAATTCAAAACGCTGCTGAATTATTGAATTATACAGTTACAGAAAACAAATCAATTTCTGAAATTGTATATCAAAATGAAATTTCGATGCGTCCAGAAGCCGAAGTGCATTCCGAATTAATGCGTGTCTGGAACACCATGCTGGAGTGTATGTACATTGGCTGTCACTCTGAAGGTATTCTTCCTGGCGGACTTCATGTACGCAGAAGGGCTTTTGATATGCACCAAAATCTAATCGGATTATCCAATTATACCGACCCGCAAAGTTGGCTGGAAGAAATTAGAAAAACTGAAGTTAAATTTCGTCAAATTTTAAAATGGGTAAGCTGTTTTGCACTTGCCGTGAATGAAGTAAATGCATCTTTAGGACGTGTTGTAACTGCTCCAACTAACGGAAGTTCTGGTGTAATTCCTGCCGTTTTAATGTATTATATGGTAATTGAAAACCATAATGCAGGCGAAAAAGAAATCAAACAATTTTTGATGGTTGCAGGCGAAATTGGAAGTATCTTCAAGAAAGGATCCACTATTTCTGCTGCAATGGGCGGATGTCAGGCCGAAATTGGCGTTTCGTCTTCTATGGCGGCGGCGGCACTTTGCGAATTAATGGGTGGAACTCCTGCTCAGGTTTTAATGGCTGCTGAAATCGCAATGGAACATCATTTAGGTTTAACATGCGATCCAATTGGCGGTTTGGTACAGATTCCTTGTATCGAAAGAAATACAATGGGTGCAATTAAAGCGATAAATGCTGCTGAATTAGCTTTAGAAACTGATTCTAAAAATGCTAAAGTTCCTTTAGACAAAGTGATCAACACAATGTGGGAAACAGCAAAAGATATGAATTCAAAATACAAAGAAACTTCTGAAGGAGGTCTTGCAATCGCTGTAAATATGGCTGATTGCTAAAATTTTTATTTGCCACAGATTAAAAATAAAAATCTGTGAAAATCTTTTTAATCTGTGGCAAAAAAAAACAAAATCAAAGAGAAATAATTACAAGTTTTCAATCTTTTTATTGTTTGATGTCATACACTGTCTGAAAAAGCTTTCATTGAAAAACATAGAGCTTATACTGAAGCTTCTCTAAAATCACCTCACACTTATAGTATCATAATGGAACACAGGCTATTCCGATTAGAATTTAAAGACAGTAAACTATTTTCTATCGAAATATTCTATTATTGCTGATTCCCATTCTACAATTATTCAATACTTTTACATTATCAAAAAAACAATAAAATGTCAGTAGCAAAAAAAGATTATAAAAGAATCACAACAAAGTCATTAATTGAAATGAAAAGCAATGGAGAAAAAATCTCTATGCTTACTGCGTACGATTATACAATGGCTAAAATTGTTGATACCGCTGGTGTCGATGTAATTTTAGTTGGTGATTCGGCATCAAACGTAATGGCTGGTCACGAAACAACATTGCCAATTACTTTAGATCAAATGATTTATCATGCTTCTTCTGTAGTTCGCGCTGTAGAAAGAGGTTTGGTTGTAGTTGACTTGCCTTTTGGAAGTTATCAGTCAGATTCTAAAGAAGCCTTACGTTCTTCTATCAGAATCATGAAAGAAAGTGGTGCGCATGCTGTGAAACTTGAAGGTGGAAAAGAAATTAAAGAATCTATCAAAAAAATATTAAATGCTGGAATTCCAGTTATGGGACATTTAGGTCTAACTCCTCAATCTATCTATAAATTCGGAACTTATACTGTTCGTGCCAAAGAAGAAGAAGAAGCAGACAAGTTAATTGAAGATGCTCAAATGCTTGAAAAAGTAGGGTGCTTTGCTGTTGTTTTGGAAAAAATTCCAGCTGCTCTTGCTAAAAAAGTAGCAGAAAGCATTTCTATTCCTGTTATCGGAATTGGTGCCGGAGGCGGTGTTGACGGTCAAGTTTTAGTAATTCACGATATGTTAGGAATGAATAATGAGTTTAGTCCGCGTTTCTTACGCCGTTATTTAAATTTATACGAACAAATGACACAAGCAATTGGTCAATATGCTGCAGATGTTAAGTCTAGCGATTTTCCGAACGCTAGCGAACAATACTAATTTTTTTTAAGATACTAAGGTTCTGAGTTGCTATCCCGATAACTATCGGGACTAAGTTTTTAGGTTCAAAGAAGCAAAGGAACAAAGGTTCAAAGATTTTTGAATTGCCTCCAGCTTTAGCTGGAGGTATCTTTTTTTAGATCTCTAAAAGGCTTTAGCCAAATCTTTATATATAATTCGAAATTCTCATTATGAAAATTATTTCTACTAAAGACAATCTCCAAGTTTTACACGAAGACAATCACATAATTGTGGTCAATAAACGTGTGGGTGATATTGTACAGGGAGATAAAACAGGCGACAAACCTTTGTCTGATGTTGTAAAAGAATACATTAAAGCCAAATACAATAAACCTGGTGATGTTTTTTTAGGTGTTATTCATCGTTTGGATCGACCAACAACAGGAATTGTAGTTTTTGCGAGAACCAGTAAGGCTTTATCGCGAATGAATGAATTGTTTAGTAATCGCGAAACAAAAAAAACATATTGGGCTGTTGTAAAGAATAAACCAATTGAAGCGTCTGCTAAACTGGTTCATTATTTAAAACGAAATGAAAAAAATAATACTTCAAAAGCACATTTAAAAGAAGTTCCTGATAGCAAATTAGCAAGTTTAGATTATACCATAATTAAAGAACTTCAAAATTATACTGCGCTCGAAATCAATTTACATACGGGGCGTCATCATCAAATTCGTGCACAGTTATCTGCAATTGGTTCGCCAATTAAAGGAGACCTTAAATATGGCGCAGACCGAAGCAATCCGGATGGAGGAATTCATCTTCATGCCAGAAAACTCACTTTTGTGCATCCTGTTTCTAAAGAAAACGTTACGATTATTGCTCCTACGCCAGATGATCCAATTTGGAATGCTGTATGATTTTTATGATTTAATTGTTAAATTTTTAAATTTTATCGATTAACTTGCATGGAGTAAAAAACAAGCTAATCGGAAAATGGATTATAAAAGTAACATCGGATATCGAAAGGAAACTCTAAAAAAGTTATTGTACAATATTCAGAAAAGTGAAGATTTAATTGTAAAAGCTTTGTACGATGACTTTAAAAAACCGGAGTTCGAAGCTGTTTTGACCGAAACCAATTATGTCATTTCAGAGCTTAAAGATGTTATAAAAAACATCAATAAATGGGCAAGACCCAAACGTGTCCTTCCATCCATTCTTAATTTTCCTTCTAGCGATTACATTTACAAAGAACCTTACGGAGATGTATTGATTATTGCGCCTTGGAATTATCCTTTTCAGCTGGCTTTATGTCCTCTGGTTGCTGCAGTTGCTGCAGGAAATAGAGTAGTTTTAAAACCTTCTGAACTTACGCCTCATACCTCTGCCGTAATTGCAAAAATTATAGAAAAAACTTTTCATGTTAATCATGTTGAAGTTTTTGAAGGCGGAATTGAAGTTTCTAATAAACTGCTTGCACAGCGCTGGGATTATATCTTTTTTACCGGAAGTGTCGCTGTTGGTAAAATTGTTGCAAAAACAGCAGCAGAAAACCTAACTCCTGTTACGCTCGAATTAGGAGGGAAAAATCCATGTATAATTGACGAAACTGCCAATTTAAAGCTCGCCGCAAAACGAATTGTCTGGGGGAAATTTATCAATGCTGGCCAAACTTGCATTGCTCCTGATTATATTCTGATTCAGAAAAACATGAAGGTTAATTTCATTTCTTATCTAATTGAGGAAATCATAAAAGCGTATGGCAAAAAAATAGACAAATCTCCCGATTTCGCTAGAATTATAAATACAAAAAATTGGTACCGACTAACCAATATGATTCAAAATGAACATGTTTTATTTGGAGGAGAAAGCGATGCCAACAAACTTTATATTGCCCCAACACTTCTTGAAGAGCCAGATTTGGACAGTCCGGTTATGAAAGAAGAAATCTTCGGTCCGATTCTTCCAATTCTAGTTTACGAAAATGAAAATGACATCGAAAAGATTGTCAGCCGATATGAGAAACCTCTTTCATTTTATATTTTTAGCGAAAATAATTCATTCGTTCAGCAATTACTTTCAAAATATTCCTTTGGAGGTGGCTGTATCAACGACACTGTGATTCATTTTTCTAACAATAGATTACCTTTTGGCGGTGTTGGTCATAGCGGAATTGGAGCTTATCATGGCAAACGAAGCTTCGACACATTTTCTCATCATAAAGCAATTGTAAAAAAAGGAAACTGGTTGGATTTGCCTATGCGTTATGCACCTTACAAAGACAAACTGGTTTCAATAAAACGAATTTTAGACTGGTTATAAATCAGTTAGAAACATTTCGGAATGTTTTATAGATTTTTATACTGAATTGATTAAAAATATTATATTTACGTCAAGATACCTTTCAAATAGTACAAGTCTATAAAACAATTTTACATACAAATGAAATCTACACTTAACCAAATTGAGGACATTAAAAAAAATGGCTATTCCCTTGATTTTGCTACAGTTTTTAATCACGCTTTCGAAAACTATAAAAAAATAGCACTTTATTCTGGGCTAATCATTTTAGTATTTTCAATTATTGCCGCTGTGGCTTTTATGGGCATTATGATTGCCTATTTTGGAGCTGAAGCCATGACAAAAGATTTTATTCAAAACATAGAAAACCAACAATTCACTGCTGTTCAGCTTGTAATACAAACCGTTGCTGTTTCTCTGCTTGCTGGAATTACAGCTCCATTTGGCGCAGGTTTTCTTAAAATGGCAGATTCTGCAGATAAAGATGTAGAATTTAATGTTTCAACTATTTTCAGCTATTACAAAGCGCCCTATTTTGGACAAATTTTTGTTGCTGCTTTTATTCCTGCTTTAATAGGAACAGCTCTTGCTACTTTAGTAGAAAGTTCAGGAATTTTATTTGTCGGAAATCTGATTTCATTTACAGTTTCTTTCTTTATGTATCTATCAATTCCATTAATTGTTTTTGGAAACCTTAATGCAATTGATGCCATAAAATCAAGCTTAATTATCGTTACTAAAAATCCGCTTAACATATTTGCTTTTTTTATCATAGGTTTTCTTGGTTCGATGGTAGGCTTTATAGGCTGTTGCGTCGGAATTATTTTCACGGTTGTTTTTAACAGTTCTATGATTTACGCCACCTATTTTGCCATTTTTGGAACACCATCTGAAGAAGAAGATTCAATTGATTCAATCGGAAAATACAATGTAGATTAAAATAGAAATTTCTTAATTAAAGAGAACCTAACCACTTCTTTTAAGAATTTTCAAAACGCTATTTACTTAACCAACATACCCCAAATTCTATGGCCGCAAACTGTAGTTTTTTCAATTCGGTTATCTCAGGAATTTCCGCTATAGGGAGTGCCTTTGAATCAATTATGACCGGATGGTATGTGTTTAATTCTGACATCATTTATTACAACAACCCTAAACTTATTGTTTTAGGGTTATCGCTTATTGCTTTTCTTTCTCTTTTAGTTTATCAGTTTTTTAGGATCAAAGCTAAAATTGGATATTTCATCGAAAAGAAGAAAGAACAAGATGCTATAGGCAAAGAATACCAGCTTTATATTTTATTTTTTGGTATTGCTGTCATTGTCATCGAAATCATTAATGAAATTTTCAAGATTAGACCCAAAAGTCTATTAATTGTAAATGTTCTAATTGGTGTTTTTGTGCTTGTTATTTATATAATAACGAACAAAATCAGATGGGTTAGAGAACAAATTCAGCAGATTTTCATATCTTGTTTTTTCATTTACATAAGCTACGTAGCGTATAACATTGTCACTTTAAAAAGTGATGTTGTACCAATCATTGTCTTTCTGATTTCTTTTTTCTTTTCGTACAGCATTCTTAAGCCCATAAAAATCTACTGGTCTTTTGTTGCTTTAACTTTCACCTTTCTAATTGCTGCGTTAGCATTTCATCTCATACCGATAAAATCATCCATTTTACTACTCAATTTCTGCATTCTTATTTTCATTATCAATCAAGTAAAATATGCCGTTTTATTAAACAATCGCGATAATTTTAGATTTGCTAACGAAATTGTTCATAAAGGAAATTCACTCACAATAGCATCCAATCAGAAAGGCGAAATACTATTTTGTAGCGAAACTATAACTTCTATTCTAGGACATCAGCCTGAAGAAGTTATGGGATTAAAATTCTGGGAGCTACCTCACGATTCAGAGCCAGAAGAAAAATTAAACCTTGCCAATAATCCAGAAAACAGACTTTACATCAGGAAATTAAAAACTAAAAACGGCGAATACAAATACATCCAATGGAAAGATAAAAAGTTCTCAGATGATTTAATCATCAGCATTGGGCAAGATGTTACAGAACAGGTTATTGTTCAAGATCAATACAAAAATTTAATCCAAACCGCGACTGATATTATTTTCGAAATTGATGCCGAAGGTCATTTTACTTTTATAAATGAATTTGGAATTTCAGTACTGGGCTACACTGAAAATGAGATTATAAATAAACACTATTCTAACTTTATTCACGAAAATTATATCAGCAGTGCAGTAGATTTTTATGAAAATTTAGTGCTTAATGAAAGTAATTATCCTATTATTGAAATCCCTATATTAAAGAAAAATGGTGAAGAAATATGGATTTCGCAAAAAATCATTGTCCGTAAAAATGATTTAGGATTAACAACTGGTTTTTCTGGAATTGCAAGAGATATTACAGAGAAAAAAAATATTGAGAACGAGAAAAAAAAGCGTCTTAAAAAAATTGAAGCCTATAATAATTCGACCAAAAAATTATCAACTACAGACTTTAGCAAATACGACGAATTAAACACGGTTATTGATTTAATATTAAAAGAAGCCGCTTCGATAAGTCATGCCAACCGCGTAAGTTTCTGGAAATATGATAGTGACTTAATTACTTGCAAAAATCTTTTTAGCCTTGATAACCAAAGTTTAAGCGACAAAAACATTTTAAATAAAGAGTCCTATCCTATTTATTTTGAAACACTAAACAATAAAGCCATTATTAATGCTCCAGATGTTTTCAATAAATTGGAAACATCTGAATT includes these proteins:
- a CDS encoding L-serine ammonia-lyase; the protein is MEECISVFDMLKIGVGPSSSHTLGPWRAAERFLEELKDEAILDDITRVKVDLYGSLSLTGKGHATDLAVMLGLSGQDPEYIPVEDIAGIIKKIETTNEINLGNKKVIPFFFLQDIVFNKDFLPFHANGLKFTAYKSDDSEYESTFYSIGGGFVVKEERTNAKEKKAIKCAFPYPIQNAAELLNYTVTENKSISEIVYQNEISMRPEAEVHSELMRVWNTMLECMYIGCHSEGILPGGLHVRRRAFDMHQNLIGLSNYTDPQSWLEEIRKTEVKFRQILKWVSCFALAVNEVNASLGRVVTAPTNGSSGVIPAVLMYYMVIENHNAGEKEIKQFLMVAGEIGSIFKKGSTISAAMGGCQAEIGVSSSMAAAALCELMGGTPAQVLMAAEIAMEHHLGLTCDPIGGLVQIPCIERNTMGAIKAINAAELALETDSKNAKVPLDKVINTMWETAKDMNSKYKETSEGGLAIAVNMADC
- a CDS encoding RluA family pseudouridine synthase, which gives rise to MKIISTKDNLQVLHEDNHIIVVNKRVGDIVQGDKTGDKPLSDVVKEYIKAKYNKPGDVFLGVIHRLDRPTTGIVVFARTSKALSRMNELFSNRETKKTYWAVVKNKPIEASAKLVHYLKRNEKNNTSKAHLKEVPDSKLASLDYTIIKELQNYTALEINLHTGRHHQIRAQLSAIGSPIKGDLKYGADRSNPDGGIHLHARKLTFVHPVSKENVTIIAPTPDDPIWNAV
- a CDS encoding aldehyde dehydrogenase, which codes for MDYKSNIGYRKETLKKLLYNIQKSEDLIVKALYDDFKKPEFEAVLTETNYVISELKDVIKNINKWARPKRVLPSILNFPSSDYIYKEPYGDVLIIAPWNYPFQLALCPLVAAVAAGNRVVLKPSELTPHTSAVIAKIIEKTFHVNHVEVFEGGIEVSNKLLAQRWDYIFFTGSVAVGKIVAKTAAENLTPVTLELGGKNPCIIDETANLKLAAKRIVWGKFINAGQTCIAPDYILIQKNMKVNFISYLIEEIIKAYGKKIDKSPDFARIINTKNWYRLTNMIQNEHVLFGGESDANKLYIAPTLLEEPDLDSPVMKEEIFGPILPILVYENENDIEKIVSRYEKPLSFYIFSENNSFVQQLLSKYSFGGGCINDTVIHFSNNRLPFGGVGHSGIGAYHGKRSFDTFSHHKAIVKKGNWLDLPMRYAPYKDKLVSIKRILDWL
- a CDS encoding 2'-5' RNA ligase family protein, which codes for MNLTEHYNQLYKTSSEIISAGKYSIDSELKNESDSRFGITLLIRPNEEIKANIQQFINALKKAEPEQYFYPDSDIHITVMSIISCSDKFTLNQISTNEYIEVICRSLVNVEKIKIHYKGVTASPSAIMIQGFPSDETLHNLRNRLRENFKNSGLQQSIDSRYEISTAHSTIMRFQEKLHDPKKLMGIAEKFRDYDFGEFEVKNLELVYNDWYQRKSTTRVLGDFGLR
- a CDS encoding VOC family protein, which translates into the protein MNHNAKSIRPFIGSKNFEISRSFYRDLGFEEIVLESNFSVFKTGEIAFYLQDYYDKSWNENTMIFLEVDDVDRYYNELAALNLTEKYGVKLTPTRHLDWGSECFLHDPSGVLWHFGKFK
- a CDS encoding cation:proton antiporter; protein product: MIEFFRHLLQEFELPLSNPVLIFSLILFIILLCPILLKKINIPGIIGLIISGVIIGPHGLNILAKNSAVDLFSTIGLLYIMFIAGLELDMNEFKANRNKSLLFGFFTFILPLSIGFPVCFYLLQYDFNASFLTASMFATHTLVAYPIVSKLGIAKNQAVAITVGGTILTDTAVLIILAVIMGSAQGNLNQAFWIKLTISLAIFSAIMFVVIPRIAKWFFKKLESEKHAHYIFVLSVVFFAAFLAEVAGVEPIIGAFVAGLALNPLIPHSSALMNRIEFMGNSLFIPFFLISVGMLVDVSVILSGPTALIVAGTLSVVAIFGKWIAAFFTQIVFKYTKTERQLIFGLSSAHAAATLAVILVGFKAKILDENILNGTIILILITCIVASFATEKAAKKIAICEEEFSHEDTGRDQILDEHILIPLAKTSAAASLLDFALLIKDKKSSNPITLLTIVPNNNQAEKNILKYRKAADKFVIQGSASEVKINTIARIDHNPASGIARTSKEIMSDIVIVGWPRKTGFIDKIFGENVDSIINNVDKSLFICRFQKNFIEEKRLVFVCPPFTERGVGFHLLLQKICRLSQELSIPIVVYAEYKTHESIQQIANNLKLNAKLGFKNVSDWEDFESISDEIKPTDLVVFNLSRKGSVSYQSIFDKLPQKFEKYFDSNNVILVYPQDDRKESAMDAYEDFTASPLAKGIEAIEQIGRGIGSILKKN
- the panB gene encoding 3-methyl-2-oxobutanoate hydroxymethyltransferase; translated protein: MSVAKKDYKRITTKSLIEMKSNGEKISMLTAYDYTMAKIVDTAGVDVILVGDSASNVMAGHETTLPITLDQMIYHASSVVRAVERGLVVVDLPFGSYQSDSKEALRSSIRIMKESGAHAVKLEGGKEIKESIKKILNAGIPVMGHLGLTPQSIYKFGTYTVRAKEEEEADKLIEDAQMLEKVGCFAVVLEKIPAALAKKVAESISIPVIGIGAGGGVDGQVLVIHDMLGMNNEFSPRFLRRYLNLYEQMTQAIGQYAADVKSSDFPNASEQY